From [Clostridium] symbiosum, a single genomic window includes:
- a CDS encoding BsaA family SipW-dependent biofilm matrix protein: MRKIHKKLVAAMVGFFCLTTIGTSMASYTNKVNITNPFNTSGPSSAVMLENFNPDSTFLPGESVEKQPYFKNTGEADLLLRVKVTAVWKNADDSVFAPGDPFSDTDKVTKSWTDSWEKEWVEIGDYYYYNKILKKSGEDGDTTSIILKKLQLSAEVSNDKHGTDYSDRVYELFFDAEAIPADNVSAEQWKNDIGADADKLSWNNFLK; encoded by the coding sequence GTGAGAAAGATACATAAAAAATTAGTTGCCGCTATGGTAGGTTTCTTCTGCCTCACCACAATCGGAACAAGTATGGCGAGCTACACAAACAAAGTTAATATTACCAACCCGTTTAACACCTCGGGCCCAAGCTCAGCGGTAATGCTTGAGAATTTCAATCCGGACAGCACTTTCCTCCCGGGAGAGTCAGTTGAAAAACAGCCCTATTTTAAAAATACGGGCGAAGCGGATTTGCTTCTCAGAGTAAAAGTAACGGCGGTGTGGAAAAATGCCGATGATTCTGTATTTGCACCGGGAGATCCTTTCAGTGATACCGATAAGGTTACAAAATCATGGACCGATTCATGGGAAAAAGAGTGGGTGGAAATCGGAGATTATTACTACTATAATAAGATTCTTAAAAAGTCGGGTGAGGACGGCGATACCACTTCGATTATCCTTAAAAAGCTTCAGTTATCGGCGGAAGTGTCCAATGATAAACACGGCACCGATTACAGCGACCGGGTTTATGAACTCTTCTTTGATGCAGAGGCAATACCGGCGGACAACGTATCGGCGGAGCAGTGGAAAAACGACATAGGCGCAGACGCAGACAAACTCAGTTGGAACAACTTCTTAAAATAA
- a CDS encoding BsaA family SipW-dependent biofilm matrix protein, with amino-acid sequence MRKGRRKLLGLAALASLMLIGGTWAAWTQEIQTGNEFMPGKYNTSLDEAFDAPSDWQPGKEQEKKVWISNKGTVPVMAKAVITQQWIRRENVYATSVDAQGNIVEEPVAPLAGEAFPLTFETGAGMEYAAIPNFNRDTVVLLASGKTDNASLSLGLTAVNTVAEAKGKWLLMNEEPDKDNGYTLYYVGIIEPGSESPAFLNSVTLNDELARTITGKTTYHVKQDDGSVKKVTVDKVNSEYGYDSAKYTMEIKGTTVQATKAAVAEVFGQDGDTLAFLADKVADSGIFTSSTVKTLKFESSGGKLVYTPYRTDSGAEEGNWFMSFTDMVPGGIYKDKLNIENASGKDYDLYMQVIPRTQDEVKDEILDLITMKVTYDGTLLYDGKATGASLVSEEGIQRVVPLGRYISRKTGTIEVELQLDPTLKVGDGRTEAIAGVLSKIDWKFMATEVSSGGGGGGGGGRDRDRGRTVNIPDSEVPMADATIIEDSPVPLGMLPKTGDNTPILPIIMTVFGSGIILLYLGMKIRRKDDSEN; translated from the coding sequence ATGAGGAAAGGCAGACGCAAACTATTAGGGCTGGCAGCCCTGGCATCTCTGATGCTCATCGGCGGCACCTGGGCGGCCTGGACCCAGGAGATTCAGACCGGTAATGAGTTCATGCCTGGAAAATACAATACTTCCCTCGATGAGGCTTTTGACGCACCTTCCGACTGGCAGCCGGGAAAAGAACAGGAGAAAAAAGTCTGGATCAGCAATAAGGGAACCGTACCGGTCATGGCAAAGGCAGTTATTACCCAGCAGTGGATCCGAAGAGAAAACGTTTATGCAACATCGGTGGACGCTCAGGGAAACATTGTGGAAGAGCCGGTAGCGCCTCTGGCAGGAGAAGCTTTTCCTCTGACCTTCGAGACGGGAGCAGGGATGGAATACGCCGCAATACCGAATTTCAACAGGGATACGGTGGTACTCCTGGCATCCGGTAAAACGGACAATGCCTCGTTGAGCCTCGGCCTGACCGCTGTCAACACAGTGGCGGAGGCAAAGGGAAAATGGCTTCTGATGAATGAGGAACCTGACAAAGACAACGGTTATACCCTTTATTACGTGGGAATCATTGAACCAGGCAGTGAATCTCCGGCATTTTTAAACAGCGTGACACTCAATGACGAGTTGGCGCGCACAATCACAGGCAAAACTACTTATCATGTAAAACAGGACGACGGTTCGGTGAAAAAGGTGACCGTTGACAAGGTAAATTCCGAGTATGGCTATGACTCCGCGAAATACACGATGGAGATCAAGGGAACCACGGTACAGGCGACAAAAGCCGCAGTAGCGGAGGTATTCGGACAGGACGGCGACACACTTGCATTTTTGGCTGACAAAGTTGCCGACAGCGGCATCTTTACATCGTCTACGGTGAAAACGCTTAAATTTGAATCATCCGGAGGCAAGCTGGTCTATACACCGTACCGCACGGACAGCGGAGCTGAGGAAGGCAACTGGTTTATGAGCTTTACCGACATGGTTCCCGGCGGAATTTACAAGGATAAGCTGAATATCGAGAATGCTTCGGGCAAAGATTACGATCTTTATATGCAGGTCATCCCGAGAACGCAGGATGAGGTAAAGGATGAGATTCTGGACCTGATCACGATGAAGGTTACTTATGATGGAACACTTCTTTACGACGGAAAAGCTACGGGAGCCTCCCTTGTATCGGAAGAGGGCATCCAACGGGTGGTTCCTCTGGGCCGCTATATAAGCCGGAAGACGGGAACCATCGAGGTGGAACTGCAGCTCGACCCGACACTGAAGGTAGGAGACGGAAGGACGGAGGCTATTGCAGGCGTCCTCTCCAAAATTGACTGGAAGTTCATGGCCACGGAAGTCAGCTCCGGCGGAGGAGGCGGAGGTGGTGGTGGAAGAGACCGCGACCGCGGAAGAACGGTCAATATTCCGGATTCGGAAGTTCCGATGGCAGACGCCACAATCATTGAAGACAGTCCGGTTCCACTCGGAATGCTTCCAAAGACAGGTGACAATACGCCAATCCTGCCGATTATCATGACGGTATTCGGAAGCGGCATTATCCTTCTCTATCTGGGAATGAAGATTCGCAGAAAAGACGACTCTGAAAATTAA
- a CDS encoding signal peptidase I translates to MKIIKGIFNILSWAVYACIIFYLLIASPMVAGYRPVVVLSGSMEPTYHVGSVIYYKSADFADIKVGDAITFRTGENAMVTHRVAEKSELSGTFTTKGDANMTEDPNPVEYSQVLGKVLKFSIPVAGFFVGYSKNFMVIGLMAAVIVINILLDSLFPTKKKGEERTEHSDEEKET, encoded by the coding sequence ATGAAAATAATAAAAGGGATATTTAACATTCTATCATGGGCGGTGTACGCATGCATTATCTTCTACCTGCTGATTGCATCACCCATGGTAGCCGGCTACCGGCCGGTAGTGGTACTCAGCGGCAGTATGGAGCCGACTTACCATGTAGGAAGCGTCATTTACTATAAGAGCGCGGATTTCGCCGATATCAAAGTAGGGGATGCCATCACATTCAGAACGGGTGAAAACGCAATGGTTACCCACCGTGTGGCGGAAAAAAGCGAGCTTTCGGGAACGTTTACCACAAAGGGCGATGCAAATATGACAGAAGACCCAAACCCGGTGGAATACAGCCAGGTGCTGGGAAAGGTACTGAAATTCAGTATACCGGTGGCAGGATTCTTTGTGGGTTACAGTAAAAATTTTATGGTAATTGGCCTAATGGCAGCGGTTATCGTGATAAATATCCTTCTTGACAGCCTTTTCCCCACAAAAAAGAAGGGGGAAGAAAGGACGGAACATAGCGATGAGGAGAAAGAAACCTGA
- a CDS encoding BsaA family SipW-dependent biofilm matrix protein: MKKRNIAALAGVAAIFVVGGSLAYFNQTMEVENNFDTAKYGSTLVEDFNPSDGHDWEPGVEVNKDVLVTNTGDKPVVVRVRFDETWKRGEEAFVDIKAGDKTLNGEENKIMNVFQGNPADGVATADVDDSVVEKKLANTKDWIYQDGYYYYHTALGSKLGTSEVLDAVKLSEKADMGQFLKKKYYSLAETAGENDWIPFPENKDGKEMTEAELAASLPEGQVIRHIKSDVAADAQALGYADADYTLKITAEVIQATSEAVNAVFGKGAEFKAPDGCDWELK, from the coding sequence ATGAAGAAGAGAAATATAGCAGCCCTGGCCGGTGTAGCAGCAATCTTTGTAGTGGGAGGGTCTTTAGCATATTTTAACCAGACCATGGAAGTGGAGAATAATTTTGATACGGCAAAATACGGTTCAACACTGGTAGAGGATTTCAACCCGAGCGACGGCCATGATTGGGAGCCTGGCGTGGAAGTTAACAAGGATGTGCTGGTGACCAATACAGGAGACAAACCGGTAGTTGTGCGTGTACGGTTTGATGAGACATGGAAAAGGGGCGAGGAAGCTTTTGTAGATATTAAAGCGGGAGACAAGACTCTTAACGGCGAAGAAAACAAAATTATGAATGTTTTCCAGGGGAATCCGGCAGATGGAGTGGCAACAGCAGATGTAGATGACTCCGTAGTTGAGAAGAAACTGGCAAATACAAAAGACTGGATTTATCAGGATGGTTACTATTACTACCATACGGCGCTGGGAAGCAAACTCGGCACTTCGGAAGTTCTGGATGCCGTAAAACTCTCTGAGAAAGCAGATATGGGACAGTTCCTCAAAAAGAAATATTACTCCTTAGCAGAAACAGCAGGAGAGAACGACTGGATTCCATTCCCTGAAAATAAGGATGGAAAAGAGATGACGGAAGCCGAGCTGGCAGCATCATTACCGGAAGGCCAAGTAATCAGACATATCAAATCCGACGTAGCAGCCGATGCCCAGGCACTGGGATACGCAGATGCAGATTACACGCTGAAGATTACAGCAGAAGTAATTCAGGCAACATCAGAAGCAGTTAACGCTGTATTTGGCAAGGGAGCTGAATTTAAAGCGCCGGACGGATGTGACTGGGAACTGAAATAA
- a CDS encoding BsaA family SipW-dependent biofilm matrix protein, whose translation MKINKKVGALAGLAALAAVGGTWAFFNQTAAITNPFTTKQYNTSVVEHFNPADGEDWKPGGTVDKTVSAKNTGDYPILVRVSMDEKWYRDNAKDAFKTIKSSDGDVFFNVVKEDGGGYKAFQNDPEDGLAPQKFFNEDGDDTVVYKNLNTGSGAGKWFYDNGYWYWNGVLAAGTSTEQLMDSVTLASNIDLGKYVSTKSYYVMSAQEAANAHALDGDNKIKADFDVEKYIVDNEKEWLTAASDDEELQAAKDAAKDGSYFFRKAESGLDENAKGYAGANYDLTITTEFIQATKDAVWTEAPEAIKKLAE comes from the coding sequence ATGAAGATAAATAAAAAAGTGGGAGCGCTTGCTGGACTTGCAGCTCTGGCAGCAGTTGGCGGAACATGGGCTTTCTTTAATCAGACAGCGGCAATTACCAACCCTTTTACAACAAAACAGTATAATACATCCGTAGTAGAGCATTTCAACCCGGCAGACGGCGAGGACTGGAAGCCAGGCGGAACGGTTGATAAAACTGTTTCGGCTAAGAACACCGGTGATTATCCGATTCTGGTGCGTGTAAGTATGGATGAGAAGTGGTATAGGGACAATGCAAAAGATGCATTCAAAACAATAAAAAGTTCGGACGGAGATGTATTCTTCAACGTAGTGAAAGAAGATGGAGGAGGCTACAAGGCATTCCAGAATGACCCGGAAGATGGTCTTGCTCCGCAGAAATTTTTCAACGAAGATGGTGATGATACGGTAGTATACAAAAACCTCAACACAGGCTCAGGCGCAGGCAAATGGTTCTATGACAACGGATACTGGTACTGGAACGGCGTTCTGGCAGCAGGAACAAGCACAGAGCAGCTTATGGATTCCGTTACACTTGCATCCAATATCGATTTAGGAAAATACGTCAGCACCAAGTCATATTACGTGATGAGCGCTCAGGAAGCGGCCAATGCACATGCACTGGATGGCGATAACAAGATTAAAGCCGATTTTGATGTTGAAAAGTACATTGTTGATAATGAGAAAGAATGGCTCACGGCGGCATCGGACGACGAAGAACTGCAGGCAGCCAAAGATGCGGCAAAAGACGGCAGCTACTTCTTCAGAAAAGCAGAGAGCGGCCTTGATGAAAATGCAAAAGGTTATGCAGGAGCTAACTACGATTTGACCATCACAACAGAATTTATTCAGGCTACAAAGGATGCCGTATGGACGGAGGCTCCTGAGGCAATCAAGAAATTAGCTGAATAA
- a CDS encoding BsaA family SipW-dependent biofilm matrix protein has product MRRKKPDKKYILALGALLAVTAIGGTFAYFSQDLSASNEFLTGKYDTEITEEFVPPADWQPGTEITKKVVITNKGNVDVVAVAKLTEECIRKEDITIPSYETGADGKLVESSKTVAFKGEKLPTIFAPKDPNGNLLPEEEVGLKKFGTEVVEYDSGKQPEEYKGKWVYLKTDGTGALKTPVYYFFYVGVIGGKETSPSILESVTMNPRLESTVTGTKLVADVGSDGENVYTFTSTQSEYGYDSVNYKLNIKAKTVQATKSAVDAVLGTETELPTELVPQEFDSLLSYVRSLCREDSTSSTTP; this is encoded by the coding sequence ATGAGGAGAAAGAAACCTGATAAAAAATACATATTGGCACTGGGTGCACTCCTCGCTGTTACGGCAATAGGAGGTACATTTGCCTACTTCAGCCAGGACTTGTCCGCCTCCAATGAATTCCTCACGGGGAAATATGATACGGAAATCACCGAAGAATTCGTACCGCCGGCCGACTGGCAGCCGGGAACGGAGATTACCAAAAAGGTTGTGATTACCAATAAGGGGAATGTCGATGTGGTAGCGGTGGCAAAGCTTACGGAAGAGTGTATCCGAAAAGAAGACATCACCATTCCTTCGTATGAGACGGGAGCCGACGGAAAGCTGGTGGAAAGCTCCAAGACGGTGGCATTTAAGGGAGAAAAACTTCCGACGATATTTGCTCCGAAGGATCCAAACGGCAACCTGCTTCCGGAGGAAGAAGTAGGACTCAAAAAGTTCGGTACGGAGGTTGTGGAATACGATTCGGGAAAACAGCCGGAAGAATATAAAGGTAAATGGGTTTACCTGAAAACGGACGGCACAGGGGCTCTTAAAACCCCGGTCTATTACTTCTTCTATGTAGGAGTGATAGGAGGGAAAGAAACCTCACCGTCCATTCTGGAAAGTGTCACGATGAACCCACGGCTGGAATCCACGGTTACGGGAACCAAGCTGGTTGCGGATGTAGGCTCGGACGGAGAAAATGTTTATACCTTTACAAGCACGCAGAGCGAGTACGGCTATGACAGTGTCAACTACAAGCTGAACATTAAGGCGAAGACGGTTCAGGCAACAAAATCAGCGGTGGACGCAGTTCTCGGAACAGAGACGGAACTTCCCACGGAGCTGGTTCCACAGGAATTTGACAGCCTGCTGTCCTATGTGAGGAGCCTGTGCAGGGAAGACAGCACATCATCCACAACGCCGTAA
- a CDS encoding BsaA family SipW-dependent biofilm matrix protein, translating into MKKNKKALFGLAALAAVAAIGGTWAYWSQDLTAVNEFQTGKYDSDIVEEFIPPTPGEWVPGVTVPKEVTVKNSGNVKLAAIAAIDQVWVRTESVEAENNGENETVSPAEGEYFDLMFRDDKDELQYASIISWGEDIAVLSSKGTETAVLAAKTLKIDTQVTSLDSADAAGKWILVDAQNSDEVNKGEGFSNLKFIYNGIIGEGGESPKLLTGATLNPLINTTVTEKTTTVRTDEDGNTIKTTETKTNPAYGYDSAKYTMTINATTVQATEDAINTTLEAKGYSKQLATEFITANKDELLKTES; encoded by the coding sequence ATGAAAAAGAATAAAAAAGCGTTATTCGGACTTGCCGCACTTGCAGCGGTTGCAGCTATCGGAGGAACATGGGCATACTGGAGCCAAGATTTAACGGCAGTCAATGAATTCCAGACAGGTAAATATGATTCTGATATTGTCGAGGAATTTATTCCTCCGACACCAGGAGAGTGGGTACCGGGAGTGACGGTGCCGAAGGAAGTAACCGTGAAAAATAGCGGTAATGTAAAGCTGGCGGCGATTGCGGCCATCGATCAGGTATGGGTGAGAACCGAGTCTGTAGAGGCTGAGAATAACGGAGAGAATGAAACCGTTTCTCCGGCAGAGGGAGAATACTTCGATCTGATGTTCCGGGATGACAAAGACGAACTGCAGTATGCATCTATAATCAGCTGGGGAGAAGACATTGCGGTGCTGAGTTCCAAAGGCACTGAAACAGCGGTTCTGGCAGCAAAAACACTCAAGATTGATACGCAGGTAACCTCTCTGGATTCCGCAGATGCAGCAGGCAAATGGATCCTGGTAGATGCGCAGAACAGTGATGAAGTCAACAAAGGAGAAGGATTCTCCAATCTGAAATTCATTTATAACGGCATCATCGGCGAAGGCGGAGAATCACCTAAGTTACTGACTGGAGCGACCTTAAATCCGCTTATCAATACAACCGTAACAGAAAAAACCACAACCGTCAGAACAGATGAAGATGGCAATACGATTAAGACAACCGAAACAAAGACAAATCCGGCATACGGTTATGACAGTGCAAAATATACGATGACGATTAATGCGACTACAGTACAGGCAACAGAAGATGCCATTAATACGACACTTGAGGCTAAGGGCTACTCCAAGCAGCTTGCCACAGAATTTATTACAGCAAACAAAGACGAACTTTTAAAGACAGAATCTTAA